The Desulfosporosinus sp. Sb-LF sequence CAACTGCTTCATCAAGTCCACGTGCTTGTTCAATGGCTTGGAACCAAAGCCCATCGTGAGCCAACCAACGTTTGGCGAAATCACCCAACAGCTCCAAAGCTTGTTCTCGTGTTAGGTCTTCCTTAGAGTTCAACATCTTAATTTCTCCCCCTCTTAATATATATTGAAAATTCTCTATATTAAGAGTATTCGATTTCTATTCTCAAATTCCTGCCTAATAAAAAAAAGTCACCACCCACTGTGGGTGGCGAACTTGAGGATTAGTGAAATGGTTTTGAACAAATTGCTCAGACTATTTGTTTTGAGGTTCGTAGAAAGCACACTCTGCTTCACGATCCATTAAGCTAGATGTGACGCTTAGCGTCTCAAGTTGACAGTGTCCATCTTCGTTGTGATTACATTGAACTGCTGAACAAACAACATTGGTCATGATTTTAACCACCTTCCTCGACAATACTCAAAGTTATAGTTTCACAAAACGAACTATTATATACTTACATAAAGTCAGATAAGTATTGTATGAACTGTCAGTGGGAAGTAACTTGCCAGTTGGCGCTTTGCGCGCTATAATGAACTATATTTATTGTGCGGCTAGTTTCATAGATGCTTTTCGAAATACTGACGAATACTGGGCGTCGTTGTGTTCGTTTTTGGTATTTCGCGTCTTTTTGGTGTCTATGTATTGGGCATCGAAGGAACCACGAGGGTCTCCTTAGCTTTTTAGGCACAATGCAAGAGATAAAATAAATACAGGAGGTAGATTTGATTGCCCAAAGAGCATAAACTACAAATTATTCCATTAGGCGGACTCGGAGAAATCGGGAAGAATATGACTGTGATTCGCTATGACAATCAGATGGTGTTAGTTGATGCCGGATTAGCGTTTCCAGATGAAGATATGCTTGGGATAGATATTGTAATCCCAGACTACTCATATTTGATCGAACACAAAGAAATGTTGCTTGGCATATTGCTTACACACGGACATGAAGATCATATTGGTGCATTACCCTACTTATTGAGAGATGTAGATGTTCCAATTTATGGGACGCGTTTGACGTTAGGTATTATTCAGTCCAAGATGAAAGAGAACAATTTAAACAATATCAAAGCTACTGTCGTACAACCGCGTGATGTTATTAAACTTGGGGTTTTTAGAATTGAATTCATTCGTGTCAACCACAGTATTCCGGATGCAGTATCGATAGCTATCCATTCCCCTTTAGGAACGATTGTTGTGACGGGGG is a genomic window containing:
- a CDS encoding DUF1540 domain-containing protein, with protein sequence MTNVVCSAVQCNHNEDGHCQLETLSVTSSLMDREAECAFYEPQNK